In one window of Aliidiomarina minuta DNA:
- a CDS encoding serine hydrolase domain-containing protein: MPILQSMMRFLVTLLLTLFLSGCAAPSWEQRTTSTLIEAPTGTELAIACFNAEQKVTGGFVKTSNDWESIQNENAVFEIGSVTKLYTAYIAAHLAIEGQLELSDAVGNYLEGLSSDTASITFQGLLTHSSGLPFLPSDLTDMPVINSNPFQDYTAERLLNYLQYEVTRSEPEDGYRYSNLGYAMLGLALENTSGQTYGELLRKHIIQPYALNRTSLQRRKLQPDLVTGQNLDGSETVYWDFAAFQSSGGIYSSLHNVVRFVQAQLMPSNLAASLMQKPHQPTSGFAWSIQQTSTNTWLEQTGATGGFTSAVLIQPEQPKGVIVLSNLSGLHPQAHRIADLAEWLLNSDCYAGSPS, encoded by the coding sequence TTGCCTATATTACAGAGTATGATGCGTTTTCTCGTCACACTACTTCTTACCCTGTTTTTATCAGGCTGCGCTGCCCCCAGCTGGGAGCAGCGGACCACCTCTACTCTTATTGAGGCTCCAACGGGTACTGAACTGGCTATTGCCTGCTTCAATGCCGAGCAAAAAGTAACGGGTGGTTTCGTCAAAACCTCTAATGACTGGGAGTCAATTCAAAACGAAAACGCGGTGTTTGAGATAGGTTCGGTCACTAAGCTTTATACCGCTTATATCGCCGCGCACCTCGCGATAGAGGGGCAATTAGAACTCAGCGATGCTGTAGGTAATTATCTCGAAGGTCTCAGCAGTGATACTGCCAGCATCACTTTCCAGGGGTTACTTACCCACAGCTCTGGCCTTCCCTTTTTACCTTCAGACCTGACCGACATGCCGGTCATTAACAGCAACCCATTTCAGGATTATACCGCCGAACGCCTGCTTAATTACCTTCAATATGAAGTAACACGAAGCGAACCCGAAGACGGCTATCGCTACTCCAATCTTGGTTATGCCATGCTAGGGCTCGCTCTGGAAAACACCAGCGGACAAACCTACGGGGAACTGCTGCGAAAGCATATTATTCAACCCTACGCACTTAACCGCACAAGTTTACAACGCCGCAAGTTACAACCTGATCTCGTAACCGGACAGAACCTGGATGGCAGCGAAACTGTGTACTGGGATTTCGCCGCTTTCCAGAGTTCAGGGGGTATTTACAGCTCGCTGCATAACGTGGTCCGCTTCGTTCAAGCCCAGTTAATGCCTTCAAATTTAGCAGCCAGCCTGATGCAGAAACCCCATCAACCGACTTCCGGATTTGCCTGGTCTATTCAACAAACAAGCACTAACACCTGGCTTGAACAAACCGGTGCCACTGGAGGTTTTACTTCCGCAGTGCTTATCCAACCCGAACAACCTAAAGGCGTGATCGTGCTTTCTAACCTGTCAGGCTTGCATCCCCAGGCTCACCGCATCGCTGATCTCGCAGAATGGCTACTGAACAGCGACTGCTATGCAGGCTCACCATCATAG
- the cueR gene encoding Cu(I)-responsive transcriptional regulator, producing MNIGEVAQRTGLSSKMIRHYEAQGLFSPAGRSEAGYRLYNEHNIEQLCFIRQARLLDFSIPQIAELLQLWQNSNRSSREVKQVAEQHLHEVNNKLHELEAMKSTLQSMIEACKGDDDPACPILHSLENPPP from the coding sequence ATGAATATCGGTGAAGTAGCTCAGCGTACCGGGCTGAGCAGTAAAATGATCCGCCACTACGAAGCGCAGGGGTTATTTAGCCCAGCAGGTCGCAGTGAAGCGGGCTACCGACTATACAACGAGCATAATATTGAGCAGCTTTGTTTTATTCGCCAGGCTCGTCTGCTCGACTTTTCAATTCCGCAAATTGCTGAGTTGTTGCAGCTTTGGCAGAATTCAAACCGTTCCAGCCGTGAAGTTAAACAGGTTGCGGAGCAGCATTTGCATGAAGTGAATAACAAGCTGCACGAACTGGAAGCAATGAAAAGCACTCTGCAGTCCATGATTGAAGCCTGCAAAGGCGATGACGACCCGGCCTGCCCTATTCTGCACTCGCTGGAAAATCCTCCACCATAA
- a CDS encoding dihydrofolate reductase family protein, whose protein sequence is MAHVIYSINTTVNGLCHHLDSVVDEAHLEYAINLTLSAEALILGRTTFDLFMEFWPGAVERSELPVMTQALARAFNAIAKFVVTSRTAELCWNNSRLLSDLDQVASLLQKSTGRVVVFGSPGLATSMLTKGLVNEIHILAQPFIGVAGPQVFKGLAKRTNLSLLGSDSLPAGSVLLRYGVNNG, encoded by the coding sequence ATGGCGCATGTGATTTATTCGATAAACACGACTGTAAATGGCTTATGTCATCATCTGGATAGTGTGGTTGACGAGGCTCACCTTGAGTATGCTATCAACCTGACTTTATCCGCTGAAGCGTTAATACTTGGGCGCACTACTTTTGATTTGTTTATGGAGTTCTGGCCTGGTGCTGTGGAACGAAGTGAATTGCCAGTGATGACGCAGGCCTTAGCCAGAGCTTTTAACGCTATTGCAAAGTTTGTGGTTACAAGTCGGACCGCTGAATTATGCTGGAATAATTCCCGTCTGTTATCTGACCTGGACCAGGTGGCTTCATTGCTGCAAAAGTCGACAGGCAGGGTAGTTGTCTTCGGCAGCCCGGGCCTAGCTACCAGTATGCTTACTAAAGGGCTGGTGAACGAAATCCACATTTTGGCGCAACCCTTTATTGGGGTCGCCGGGCCTCAGGTTTTTAAAGGTCTGGCGAAACGAACGAACCTGAGCCTTCTAGGCTCAGACTCGCTGCCGGCAGGTTCCGTGTTGCTTCGTTATGGCGTTAATAACGGCTAA
- a CDS encoding DUF805 domain-containing protein, translating into MNWYLQVLQKYAVFSGRARRKEYWFFVLFNILVGLVLLLLDNLTGTYNAELGLGLLGGIYSLAVIIPSLAVAVRRLHDTGRTGWWILIALIPIIGAIVLLIFLVLEGEQGENKYGSNPKA; encoded by the coding sequence ATGAATTGGTATCTTCAGGTTTTACAAAAGTATGCGGTATTCAGTGGGCGCGCGCGACGCAAAGAGTATTGGTTTTTTGTACTGTTCAATATTCTGGTAGGTCTGGTGCTGTTACTTCTGGACAACCTTACCGGAACATATAATGCGGAACTTGGGTTAGGTCTGCTGGGCGGGATATATAGCCTGGCTGTTATTATTCCTAGCCTTGCTGTCGCCGTGCGCCGTTTACATGACACCGGGCGAACTGGCTGGTGGATATTGATTGCGCTGATTCCAATTATCGGGGCTATAGTGCTACTTATCTTCCTGGTTCTGGAAGGTGAGCAGGGCGAAAATAAATACGGTTCTAATCCAAAGGCTTAA
- a CDS encoding efflux RND transporter permease subunit, with translation MKFTDIFIRKPVLATVISLLILLIGLRAAFDLNVRQFPEIKNATVTVTTTYIGADADLIQGFITTPLEREVAAAEGIDYIVSTSSAGVSTVQAFLRMDYDPNEALTQIAAQVDKLRSDLPEDAMDPVISLSVGQDVASMYLSFYSDILDNNQISDYVVRVVEPQLSTIAGVQRAEILGAQTFAMRIWLDSERMAALDVTGADVMRSLRANNVLSAVGRTKGQMIAVDLTADTDLKNVEEFEQLILHSEDGAIVRLQDVADIELGSESYDNSATFNGQQATFIGVEIAPDANALDVLQMVRDTWYADIIPQLPEGLHANIPYDSSEYIENAIDEVVMTIVLALVIVLAVIYAFLGSLRSVIIPAVAVPLSLIGTFMMMLILGFSINLLTLLAMVLAIGIVVDDAIIMLENIQRHVEEGKSRMDAALLGARQLAGPIIVMSTTLVAVFIPIGFIGGLTGTLFIEFAFTLAGTVILSGVVALTLSPMMCSRMLRSRTNGDKRPKLEAWLDKRFHNLRISYQKRLHSALDTRSVLLVFGLIVLVSCYFLFITSSSELEPQEDSGFVFVISQADSYATLDYVERNTARLSQLQQEVDEIDMAFVINGMLGPGTAGTGLGLAPWGERERSTQQVLEQSVQPFIDEVPGLQIFALIPPSLPSPGGGMPVQFIISSTQPMENLQEVAGEIMNQAMQSGRFIMLDTDLRIDRPRQSVQIDREKAALMGVAMDQLSADLAAMMAGAYAGRFAMDNRSYRVIPQVQRSERLNPDQLKEFYTRNRDGELVPLSTLVSLEESVQPQQLKRFQQLNAVTISGIPRPGIPLGDALGLLEDIAADVLPAGFVVDYAGESRQFMNEGQQLLVTFFFALLIIFLVLAAQFESFRDSIIVLVTVPMSICGALIFVSLGVTTLNIYTQVGLVTLIGLIAKHGILIVEFANKLQEEGRSKREAIEEASAIRLRPILMTTAATVLAMIPLLVASGPGGASRFAMGLIIAAGMTIGTLFTLFVLPAVYLYIARDRQAATS, from the coding sequence ATGAAATTTACTGATATTTTTATTCGCAAACCGGTTTTAGCCACGGTCATCAGTCTGCTGATCCTGCTTATCGGCCTGCGTGCAGCTTTTGACCTCAACGTGCGCCAGTTTCCGGAAATTAAAAACGCGACCGTTACAGTGACCACGACCTACATAGGTGCTGACGCGGATCTGATTCAGGGCTTTATAACCACGCCGCTTGAACGCGAGGTCGCCGCCGCTGAAGGCATCGACTATATAGTTTCCACCTCGTCCGCAGGAGTCAGCACCGTACAGGCGTTCTTGCGCATGGACTATGATCCGAACGAAGCGCTGACCCAGATAGCTGCTCAGGTCGACAAGCTTCGCTCTGACTTACCAGAAGATGCCATGGACCCAGTCATCAGCCTGTCCGTCGGCCAGGATGTAGCGTCCATGTATCTGTCCTTCTACAGCGATATTCTGGATAACAACCAGATCTCTGACTATGTCGTCCGTGTGGTTGAGCCACAGCTTTCCACCATAGCGGGTGTACAGCGCGCTGAAATTCTCGGTGCGCAAACCTTTGCTATGCGCATCTGGCTGGATTCCGAACGTATGGCAGCTCTGGACGTAACCGGCGCTGATGTGATGCGTTCACTCAGAGCAAATAATGTATTGTCGGCGGTCGGTCGCACTAAAGGTCAGATGATAGCGGTTGATTTAACGGCCGATACCGATCTTAAAAACGTTGAGGAATTCGAACAACTTATCCTGCACTCAGAGGACGGTGCCATAGTGCGCTTGCAGGATGTAGCCGATATCGAGTTGGGTTCTGAAAGCTACGACAATTCAGCCACTTTCAACGGACAGCAGGCAACCTTTATTGGCGTAGAGATCGCCCCGGATGCCAATGCACTGGACGTGCTGCAAATGGTTCGCGATACCTGGTATGCCGATATTATTCCGCAGTTACCTGAGGGACTGCATGCCAATATTCCCTATGACTCCAGCGAATACATCGAGAATGCTATCGACGAAGTGGTAATGACCATAGTGCTGGCACTGGTCATTGTCCTTGCGGTTATCTATGCATTTCTGGGCTCATTGCGCTCGGTAATTATTCCGGCCGTCGCCGTGCCTTTGTCGCTCATTGGCACCTTTATGATGATGCTGATACTGGGCTTTTCAATTAACCTGCTAACTCTGCTCGCCATGGTACTGGCCATAGGCATTGTGGTGGATGACGCCATTATCATGCTGGAGAACATTCAGCGTCATGTAGAGGAAGGAAAATCACGGATGGACGCGGCTCTGCTTGGAGCCCGGCAATTAGCAGGCCCCATCATAGTGATGTCGACCACACTAGTGGCGGTATTTATTCCTATTGGTTTCATTGGCGGTTTGACCGGCACCCTGTTCATTGAGTTTGCCTTCACCCTTGCCGGTACTGTGATTTTATCCGGTGTGGTAGCTCTCACCTTATCGCCTATGATGTGCTCCCGCATGCTGCGCTCGCGCACTAACGGCGACAAACGTCCAAAGCTGGAAGCCTGGCTGGACAAACGCTTCCACAATCTGCGCATCTCCTATCAGAAACGCCTGCACAGCGCGCTGGATACCCGCTCGGTGTTGCTGGTTTTTGGCTTAATCGTACTGGTCTCCTGCTATTTTCTGTTTATTACCAGTTCTTCCGAACTGGAACCACAGGAAGACTCCGGTTTCGTTTTTGTTATCAGTCAGGCGGACAGCTACGCCACGCTAGATTATGTGGAGCGCAATACCGCCAGATTGAGCCAGTTACAGCAAGAGGTTGACGAGATTGACATGGCCTTTGTAATCAACGGTATGCTTGGGCCAGGCACAGCCGGAACAGGTCTGGGACTGGCGCCCTGGGGAGAGCGTGAACGTTCAACTCAACAGGTTCTGGAACAATCTGTACAGCCTTTTATTGATGAAGTCCCGGGCTTACAAATCTTTGCGCTGATACCGCCGTCTTTGCCCTCTCCTGGCGGCGGCATGCCGGTTCAGTTCATTATAAGTTCGACCCAGCCCATGGAAAACCTGCAGGAAGTAGCGGGGGAAATCATGAATCAGGCTATGCAAAGCGGTCGTTTCATCATGCTGGATACAGATTTGCGTATTGACCGTCCGCGTCAGAGCGTACAGATAGATCGCGAAAAAGCGGCGTTAATGGGCGTTGCTATGGACCAGCTTTCTGCCGATCTGGCCGCGATGATGGCGGGTGCTTATGCAGGACGCTTTGCTATGGATAATCGCTCCTATCGGGTGATTCCTCAGGTACAACGTAGCGAACGCCTGAACCCTGACCAGCTCAAAGAGTTTTACACCCGCAACCGTGATGGCGAACTGGTTCCCTTATCCACACTGGTAAGCCTTGAGGAATCGGTGCAGCCACAGCAACTAAAACGCTTTCAACAGCTCAATGCCGTCACTATTTCCGGTATTCCGCGTCCCGGCATACCTCTGGGCGATGCCCTGGGTTTACTGGAAGATATTGCCGCTGACGTATTACCAGCCGGATTCGTAGTCGACTACGCCGGTGAATCACGTCAGTTTATGAATGAGGGGCAACAGTTGTTAGTCACCTTTTTCTTTGCGCTGTTGATTATCTTTTTAGTGCTGGCAGCCCAGTTTGAGTCCTTCCGCGACTCCATTATTGTACTGGTCACTGTGCCTATGAGCATATGCGGAGCCTTAATCTTTGTGTCCCTGGGGGTTACCACTTTGAATATTTATACTCAGGTGGGTCTGGTCACTCTGATAGGTCTGATTGCCAAGCATGGGATTCTCATTGTTGAGTTTGCCAATAAGTTGCAGGAAGAAGGACGCAGCAAACGAGAGGCTATTGAAGAGGCCTCAGCAATTCGTTTGCGCCCCATCTTAATGACCACAGCTGCAACCGTGCTTGCCATGATCCCACTACTTGTTGCCAGTGGCCCAGGTGGCGCGTCACGTTTCGCCATGGGCCTCATCATCGCAGCCGGTATGACTATAGGCACGCTCTTCACCCTCTTTGTCTTGCCAGCGGTCTATCTGTATATAGCCCGTGATCGCCAGGCAGCCACAAGCTAA
- a CDS encoding flavodoxin family protein encodes MPATVRIAVVYHSATGTTRQLADEVIAGATAQPGVEVSRIEITDADIIAGRYRNPEHLDALDKADAIILGSPTYMGSVSAQFKAFADASSEKWSQKSWADKLAAGFTIGLNLSGDQLHTLQYFQILASQHGMLWVNLDLPGEFNGESINRLGAQSGLIAQSEDGRLHTVDLQTAAYLGSRVARTARRLQGITQ; translated from the coding sequence ATGCCAGCTACAGTCAGGATCGCAGTGGTTTATCATTCCGCCACAGGCACCACCCGGCAACTGGCTGACGAGGTCATCGCAGGTGCCACCGCGCAGCCTGGCGTTGAGGTCAGCAGGATTGAAATCACCGATGCTGACATTATTGCAGGCCGTTACAGAAATCCAGAGCATCTTGATGCTCTGGATAAAGCCGATGCCATCATACTGGGTTCACCCACATACATGGGCAGTGTATCCGCTCAGTTTAAAGCTTTCGCCGACGCCAGCAGTGAAAAATGGAGTCAAAAAAGTTGGGCGGATAAACTGGCAGCAGGTTTTACCATAGGCCTGAACCTGAGCGGCGACCAGCTGCATACCCTGCAGTATTTTCAGATCCTGGCCAGCCAGCATGGCATGTTATGGGTCAACCTGGATCTGCCCGGCGAGTTCAATGGCGAAAGCATTAACCGGCTGGGCGCTCAGTCAGGCCTCATAGCTCAGTCTGAGGATGGCCGTCTGCATACTGTTGACTTGCAAACCGCTGCCTATTTAGGTTCGCGGGTTGCTCGCACCGCCCGGCGACTACAAGGAATCACACAATGA
- a CDS encoding heavy metal translocating P-type ATPase, whose product MSGKQSANTEVRLSLSGLNCASCVGRAEKALRETAGVQSASVNLASESAIVTLAEGGDLNGPLNALKKAGYPARTRTLRLDLFGMNCASCVGRVEKSLQKQHGVINASVNLASEQASVEFIQGAITSQQLIAAVRGAGYDAKTHDSSTKEADNHKEQEQQDLKRSFWLAALLTLPVFIIEMGSHFIPPMHHWLMANLGQTASWTLQFVLTTAVLAGPGRRFYRIGFPALFKGAPDMNSLVALGTSAAWLFSIVALFLPQVLPAGTQHVYFEAAAVIVTLILLGRYLEARAKGRTGDAIKRLMGMQAKTARVRRDGKTQDISLDEVVENDQVVVKPGERIAVDGKVTDGNSWVDESMLTGEPIPIEKKPGDDVVGGTVNKNGLLTITASKVGADSVLAQIIRMVEQAQGARLPVQALVDKVTAVFVPVVILMALLTFAVWLWFGPVPALTFAVVNAVAVLIIACPCAMGLATPVSIMVGTGRAAEQGVLFRKGEALQTLRNASVIALDKTGTLTKGKPEMTDYQVTGGINENELLAMVAAVEDNSEHPIAQAIVKAAKARQLQLPEVTEFNAHAGMGVQASTQGHRLEIGADRYLQKLGYDLAEFKHTAAQLSDQGKTPLYVALDGKTVAIITVADTLREGSVDAVKAFHKLGLKVAMVTGDNRRTAEAIADTLGIDEVMAEVMPDGKVAAVKTLRQQYGDITFVGDGINDAPALAEANVGIAVGTGTDIAIESADVVLMRDDLRGVVNAFAISRATLRNIRQNLFWAFAYNTALIPVAAGILYPWYGILLSPMLAAAAMALSSIFVLTNALRLKGFKSQY is encoded by the coding sequence ATGTCGGGTAAACAGTCAGCCAATACAGAAGTTCGTCTTTCACTCAGCGGTTTGAATTGCGCTTCCTGCGTCGGGCGTGCTGAAAAAGCACTGCGAGAAACAGCGGGAGTACAGAGCGCCAGCGTCAATCTGGCCAGCGAGAGTGCCATTGTCACCCTGGCTGAAGGCGGCGACCTGAACGGGCCCCTGAATGCCCTCAAAAAAGCCGGCTACCCGGCCCGGACCCGCACCCTCAGGTTGGATCTTTTTGGTATGAATTGCGCGTCCTGCGTTGGCCGGGTAGAGAAATCCCTGCAAAAACAACACGGCGTAATTAACGCCTCAGTCAACCTGGCGTCCGAACAGGCGTCTGTAGAGTTCATTCAAGGCGCAATCACTTCCCAGCAGCTGATTGCAGCGGTACGTGGCGCCGGTTACGACGCCAAAACCCATGACAGTTCGACAAAGGAAGCTGACAACCACAAAGAGCAGGAGCAACAGGATCTCAAGCGTTCCTTCTGGTTAGCCGCTTTATTAACCTTACCCGTTTTCATTATTGAAATGGGCAGTCACTTTATTCCGCCCATGCACCACTGGTTAATGGCAAACCTTGGACAGACCGCGAGCTGGACGCTGCAATTTGTCTTAACCACTGCTGTCTTAGCAGGCCCTGGACGGCGCTTTTATCGTATTGGTTTCCCGGCACTCTTTAAAGGCGCACCCGATATGAATTCGCTGGTGGCATTAGGCACGTCCGCTGCCTGGCTATTTTCGATTGTCGCGCTCTTCTTGCCACAGGTTCTACCCGCAGGCACCCAACACGTTTATTTTGAAGCCGCAGCCGTTATTGTCACGCTGATATTGCTCGGGCGTTACCTTGAAGCCCGGGCAAAAGGCCGCACCGGCGATGCCATTAAACGACTCATGGGCATGCAGGCAAAAACCGCTCGAGTACGGCGCGATGGAAAAACCCAGGACATTTCTCTGGACGAAGTAGTAGAAAACGATCAGGTAGTGGTCAAGCCCGGCGAACGCATTGCCGTCGATGGCAAGGTTACCGACGGCAACTCCTGGGTAGACGAGTCCATGCTCACCGGCGAACCCATACCGATTGAGAAAAAACCAGGCGATGACGTGGTGGGCGGCACTGTGAATAAAAACGGCCTATTAACCATTACCGCCAGTAAAGTGGGTGCTGATAGTGTGCTGGCACAGATTATTCGCATGGTAGAACAGGCTCAGGGCGCACGTCTGCCCGTACAGGCACTGGTCGATAAAGTCACCGCCGTATTTGTTCCTGTAGTAATACTAATGGCATTGCTGACCTTTGCTGTCTGGCTGTGGTTTGGACCTGTGCCAGCCCTTACCTTCGCGGTTGTCAACGCCGTGGCCGTATTGATTATCGCCTGCCCTTGCGCCATGGGGCTGGCAACGCCGGTTTCTATCATGGTGGGGACTGGTCGTGCTGCCGAACAAGGCGTGCTATTTCGTAAAGGAGAAGCCCTGCAAACCCTGCGTAATGCTTCGGTGATAGCCCTGGATAAAACCGGCACCCTGACCAAAGGCAAACCGGAAATGACCGATTATCAGGTGACTGGGGGTATTAATGAAAATGAGTTGTTGGCCATGGTCGCAGCCGTTGAAGATAACTCCGAACACCCGATTGCCCAGGCCATCGTCAAAGCGGCTAAAGCACGCCAACTGCAATTACCTGAAGTGACTGAGTTTAATGCTCACGCGGGTATGGGCGTGCAGGCCAGCACGCAGGGACATCGTCTGGAAATAGGGGCTGATCGTTATCTGCAAAAGCTGGGTTACGATTTAGCCGAGTTTAAGCACACCGCCGCACAATTATCTGACCAGGGTAAAACGCCCCTGTATGTAGCCCTGGATGGTAAAACCGTCGCTATTATAACCGTCGCCGACACCCTGCGCGAAGGCTCCGTTGACGCGGTCAAAGCTTTTCATAAACTAGGCCTTAAAGTCGCTATGGTAACTGGTGACAACCGCCGTACTGCAGAAGCTATCGCAGACACCCTGGGCATAGATGAGGTTATGGCCGAAGTCATGCCCGACGGCAAAGTAGCAGCCGTAAAAACACTTCGTCAGCAATATGGGGACATTACATTTGTTGGTGATGGCATTAACGACGCACCCGCTTTGGCCGAAGCCAATGTCGGCATTGCCGTAGGTACCGGCACTGATATTGCTATTGAGTCTGCAGATGTGGTGCTCATGCGTGACGACTTACGCGGTGTGGTGAATGCCTTTGCTATCAGCCGCGCCACCTTACGTAATATACGCCAGAACCTGTTCTGGGCTTTTGCTTACAACACGGCATTAATTCCGGTCGCTGCTGGCATTCTGTATCCCTGGTACGGCATTTTGCTATCCCCCATGCTCGCAGCAGCGGCTATGGCCTTATCCAGTATTTTTGTGTTAACCAATGCCTTAAGACTGAAAGGATTTAAGAGCCAGTATTAA
- the soxR gene encoding redox-sensitive transcriptional activator SoxR, translating to MHDENYYKVEGAVLTIGQVGKRSGVAASALRFYEKKGLIKSIRNAGGQRRYSREVLRRVAVIKTAQRLGMPLGEIAAAFSDLPERRTATMEDWLQLSSNWRKNLDARIERLSLLRNQLDDCIGCGCLSLKCCPLRNPHDVAAEEGPGALLFEQPPAKEDIAT from the coding sequence ATGCATGATGAAAATTATTACAAGGTTGAAGGTGCTGTATTAACTATCGGGCAAGTGGGAAAACGCAGTGGCGTAGCCGCTTCTGCATTGCGTTTCTACGAAAAAAAAGGGCTGATCAAAAGCATTCGTAATGCAGGGGGGCAACGGCGTTATTCTCGTGAGGTGTTGCGCCGGGTCGCTGTCATCAAAACAGCACAGCGTCTGGGCATGCCGTTAGGAGAAATCGCGGCTGCTTTCTCCGATTTACCAGAGCGGCGAACGGCCACTATGGAAGACTGGCTCCAGCTGTCGAGTAACTGGCGCAAAAACCTAGATGCGCGTATCGAACGCCTTTCATTGTTAAGAAACCAATTAGACGACTGCATAGGCTGTGGCTGCCTGTCACTTAAATGCTGCCCACTACGCAACCCCCATGACGTTGCAGCAGAGGAAGGACCCGGTGCATTATTATTTGAACAGCCGCCTGCTAAGGAAGATATTGCAACTTAA
- a CDS encoding efflux RND transporter periplasmic adaptor subunit — translation MIKRMILMLVAVTVILGLIFGYKAIGNHFMNEFFDNMPMPAASITATEVIESNWTPTTRAVGSFVAVQGTELTSQASGIVTAIHFENGQQVTEGQPLVSLDTEVDEAELARLKAMLDIAELDAERLERLQTDRNISESEVQRARSEALQAKAAVDARKAEIRKKTIKAPFNGVVGLRQVNLGQYLSPGQAVVSIQSLDPVYLNFSLPEQRLSEIRLGHVLRVRVDAYPDRVFEGSITAIEPSVRQSTRTFEIQGLFDNDDEYLRPGMFGRVEMDLGDSKSVKVIPQTAVQFNPYGNLVYVINENDDGGLFVQQRLIRTGRTQGDLIEVTEGLELGEQIATSGLLKLRNEAAVKINTDPALQPPADSAPRPANQ, via the coding sequence ATGATTAAAAGAATGATTCTGATGTTGGTTGCCGTGACTGTGATTTTAGGACTCATATTTGGTTATAAAGCCATTGGCAACCATTTTATGAACGAGTTTTTTGACAATATGCCGATGCCCGCTGCATCTATTACTGCTACTGAAGTTATTGAAAGCAACTGGACGCCCACTACACGCGCTGTAGGTAGTTTCGTCGCCGTCCAGGGAACCGAACTGACCAGTCAGGCAAGCGGTATAGTGACGGCCATTCACTTTGAAAACGGACAACAGGTCACTGAAGGGCAACCTTTGGTGTCACTGGACACCGAAGTTGACGAAGCTGAGCTGGCGCGTTTAAAAGCCATGCTAGATATAGCAGAGCTGGACGCTGAGCGTCTGGAACGACTACAAACCGACCGTAATATTTCCGAATCGGAAGTGCAGCGGGCACGTAGCGAAGCTTTACAAGCGAAAGCGGCTGTCGATGCGCGCAAAGCAGAGATTCGTAAAAAAACGATAAAAGCGCCTTTTAATGGTGTGGTAGGCCTCAGACAAGTCAATCTGGGGCAATACCTGTCGCCAGGCCAGGCGGTGGTCTCCATTCAATCCTTAGACCCTGTGTATCTTAACTTCAGTCTGCCGGAACAACGTTTGTCAGAAATCCGCCTGGGCCATGTTTTACGTGTGCGGGTAGATGCTTATCCGGATCGCGTCTTTGAAGGCAGCATAACCGCAATTGAACCCAGCGTGCGCCAGTCAACACGGACCTTTGAAATTCAGGGATTATTTGACAATGACGACGAGTATCTGCGGCCAGGCATGTTTGGTCGTGTCGAAATGGACTTAGGCGACAGCAAGTCAGTGAAAGTTATTCCGCAGACCGCAGTGCAGTTTAATCCTTACGGTAACCTGGTCTACGTCATTAATGAAAATGACGACGGCGGCCTTTTTGTGCAACAACGACTTATCCGCACCGGACGCACTCAGGGCGATTTGATTGAAGTGACAGAAGGACTAGAACTGGGCGAACAGATAGCCACTTCCGGCCTGTTGAAACTGCGTAACGAAGCGGCCGTGAAAATTAATACGGACCCGGCTCTGCAACCTCCTGCAGATTCAGCGCCACGCCCAGCTAACCAGTAA